A genomic window from Flavobacterium johnsoniae includes:
- the hisH gene encoding imidazole glycerol phosphate synthase subunit HisH, protein MKIVIINYGAGNIQSIMFAIERLGFKAVLSNDREEIKSADKVIFPGVGEASSAMIKLRESGLDSLIPELKQPVLGICLGMQLMCNKTEEGNTEGLGIFDVDVLKFSNNVKVPQMGWNQIYDLKTDLFKDISENEFMYLVHSFYAPNCDEAIATTNYDVEYASALQKDNFYGTQFHPEKSGDVGEKILGNFLKLNSII, encoded by the coding sequence TGAAAATAGTAATTATAAATTACGGAGCAGGAAATATTCAGAGCATTATGTTTGCTATTGAAAGACTAGGATTTAAAGCCGTTTTGAGTAATGATCGCGAAGAAATAAAATCGGCAGATAAAGTGATTTTTCCTGGCGTAGGCGAGGCGAGTTCGGCAATGATAAAACTTCGTGAAAGTGGTTTGGATAGCTTAATTCCTGAATTGAAACAGCCAGTTTTGGGAATTTGTCTCGGAATGCAATTGATGTGCAATAAAACTGAAGAAGGAAATACAGAAGGTTTAGGAATTTTTGATGTTGATGTTTTGAAATTTTCAAACAACGTAAAAGTGCCGCAAATGGGGTGGAATCAGATTTATGATTTAAAAACCGATTTATTTAAAGATATTTCTGAAAATGAGTTTATGTATTTAGTTCATAGTTTTTACGCGCCAAATTGCGATGAAGCCATTGCTACAACGAATTATGATGTTGAATATGCGTCAGCTTTGCAAAAAGATAATTTTTATGGAACTCAATTTCACCCAGAAAAAAGCGGTGATGTTGGGGAAAAGATTCTTGGAAACTTTTTAAAATTGAATTCCATTATTTAA
- the hisA gene encoding 1-(5-phosphoribosyl)-5-[(5-phosphoribosylamino)methylideneamino]imidazole-4-carboxamide isomerase: MRIIPAIDIIEGKCVRLSKGDYDTKIIYNENPLEVAKSFEAHGIEYLHLVDLDGAKSSKIVNYKILEQIATQTSLKIDFGGGLKSDDDLRIAFESGANQITGGSIAVKNRAIFEKWISEYGSEKIILGADAKDEKIAVSGWLEDSNEDLIPFIKDYMKKGIEYVICTDIAKDGMLQGPSFDLYSKILAEAKGIKLIASGGISTFDELPKLAELGCEGTIIGKAIYEGRITLKQLENYIIDL, from the coding sequence ATGCGAATAATACCAGCCATAGATATAATTGAAGGAAAATGCGTTCGTTTGTCCAAAGGTGATTATGACACCAAAATAATTTACAATGAAAATCCGCTTGAAGTAGCAAAATCATTTGAAGCGCATGGAATTGAATATTTACATTTAGTAGACTTAGACGGCGCAAAATCAAGTAAAATAGTCAATTATAAAATCTTAGAACAAATAGCAACACAAACGAGCTTGAAAATTGATTTTGGCGGTGGATTAAAATCGGATGATGATTTAAGAATCGCTTTTGAAAGCGGTGCAAATCAAATTACTGGCGGAAGTATCGCTGTAAAAAATAGAGCAATTTTCGAAAAATGGATTTCAGAATATGGTTCAGAAAAAATCATTTTAGGTGCTGATGCAAAAGATGAAAAAATTGCAGTTTCTGGATGGTTAGAAGATTCAAATGAAGATTTAATTCCGTTTATAAAAGATTATATGAAAAAAGGAATTGAATATGTAATTTGTACTGATATTGCTAAAGATGGAATGCTTCAAGGTCCAAGTTTTGATTTATACAGCAAAATTTTAGCAGAAGCTAAAGGAATAAAATTAATCGCTTCTGGAGGAATTTCGACTTTCGACGAATTACCAAAATTGGCCGAATTAGGTTGCGAAGGAACAATTATCGGAAAAGCAATTTACGAAGGCAGAATTACTTTGAAACAGTTAGAAAACTATATAATTGATTTATAG